A region from the Candidatus Polarisedimenticolaceae bacterium genome encodes:
- a CDS encoding nuclear transport factor 2 family protein: MFGTERSFAEGRIPGESMDNASLLKSLYDAFGRGDIPTVLEAMSADIRWYQAENNPYMPSGEAWVGPDAVLNNLFMKLGTEWDGFAVHTTSFHAAGGSVIVEARYSGTYKPTGKGMDAQVCHVWDIKDGKVTRFQQYVDTAKLQDVMGVR, encoded by the coding sequence ATGTTCGGAACCGAAAGATCATTCGCGGAAGGCCGCATCCCGGGAGAGAGCATGGACAACGCAAGCCTGCTGAAGAGCCTCTACGACGCGTTTGGTCGAGGGGACATCCCGACCGTTCTCGAGGCCATGAGCGCGGATATCAGGTGGTATCAGGCGGAGAACAACCCCTATATGCCGAGCGGCGAGGCCTGGGTGGGACCGGACGCCGTCCTGAACAACCTGTTCATGAAACTGGGGACGGAGTGGGACGGCTTTGCCGTCCACACCACGTCATTCCACGCTGCCGGCGGCAGCGTGATCGTGGAAGCACGCTACAGCGGAACGTACAAGCCGACGGGCAAGGGCATGGACGCGCAGGTGTGCCACGTCTGGGACATCAAAGACGGCAAGGTGACCAGGTTCCAGCAGTA